In the Pseudomonas sp. ADAK2 genome, one interval contains:
- a CDS encoding OprD family porin, with protein sequence MTHKVQSFKQGLIALAVTIAVPELVEADERANTSSATKGFIGDSSFELLLRNYYFGQNNTRGAKDKKDWTQGFLANYKSGFTEGPIGFGFDAFGYLGVKLDGGGGTTRTGNLPIGRDGKPEDDYGHAGGVLKAQASKTLLKWGQMQTTAPVFAAGGSRLMPQMATGFNLLSKEIEGLDLEAGHFTAGYGPTTTSSKGELFAYYANKTTPSVDFAGTKYKINDVLSASLYGSQFKDIWNQYYADLNYRQPLSDGQTLAASFNIYRTLDEGKAEAGDINNTSWSLYTGYTFLTAHTLSLAYQSVRGDTPFDYVAFGDNGAGAYGDSILLANSVQYSDFNGPGEKSWQARYDLKFDTYGVPGLSLMARYINGRGIDGTKMDEDSPYQVYGYGKDDRERETNVELRYTKQFGPAKVLLRARQAWHRGDAEGAKVDRSEVRLIVDYPIKFL encoded by the coding sequence ATGACACACAAGGTACAGTCTTTTAAGCAGGGGCTTATTGCGCTGGCAGTTACCATCGCCGTGCCAGAATTGGTAGAAGCCGATGAACGTGCGAACACTTCATCTGCCACAAAAGGTTTTATCGGTGATAGTAGTTTTGAGCTGCTTTTGCGTAACTACTATTTCGGCCAGAACAATACACGAGGGGCAAAAGACAAAAAGGATTGGACGCAGGGATTTTTGGCCAACTACAAATCAGGATTCACCGAAGGGCCGATTGGATTCGGCTTCGATGCCTTTGGCTATTTGGGGGTGAAGCTCGATGGCGGAGGTGGGACCACACGTACCGGTAACCTGCCGATAGGGCGTGATGGAAAACCGGAAGATGACTACGGCCATGCCGGCGGGGTATTGAAAGCCCAGGCTTCAAAAACCTTATTGAAGTGGGGGCAGATGCAGACAACTGCTCCGGTCTTTGCGGCAGGCGGAAGCCGCCTCATGCCACAGATGGCGACAGGTTTTAATCTGCTCAGCAAGGAGATTGAAGGGCTGGATCTTGAGGCGGGACATTTCACCGCGGGATACGGGCCGACGACGACCAGTTCCAAAGGCGAGTTGTTTGCTTACTACGCCAACAAGACGACGCCCAGCGTCGATTTCGCCGGTACCAAGTACAAGATAAATGACGTGCTGTCCGCCTCGCTGTACGGTTCCCAGTTCAAAGATATCTGGAATCAGTATTACGCAGACCTGAACTACCGTCAGCCGCTGTCTGATGGACAGACGTTGGCGGCGAGCTTCAACATCTACAGGACGTTGGACGAAGGAAAAGCCGAAGCAGGGGACATCAACAATACATCTTGGTCCCTGTATACCGGTTATACATTTCTTACCGCCCATACGCTCTCTCTGGCCTATCAGAGCGTGCGAGGGGATACGCCGTTCGACTATGTTGCTTTCGGGGATAACGGGGCGGGCGCGTATGGCGACTCGATTCTCCTGGCCAACTCTGTCCAGTACTCTGACTTCAATGGCCCCGGAGAAAAGTCCTGGCAGGCACGTTATGATTTGAAATTCGATACCTACGGCGTTCCGGGTCTGAGCCTGATGGCGCGCTATATCAATGGCAGAGGCATTGATGGGACGAAGATGGATGAGGACAGCCCTTATCAAGTCTACGGTTACGGTAAGGATGATCGAGAGCGTGAAACCAACGTCGAGCTCAGGTATACAAAGCAATTCGGTCCAGCCAAGGTGCTGTTGCGTGCCCGCCAGGCCTGGCACCGCGGGGATGCCGAGGGAGCAAAAGTCGATCGCAGTGAAGTCCGCTTGATTGTCGACTACCCCATCAAGTTTTTGTAG
- a CDS encoding 5'-nucleotidase, lipoprotein e(P4) family — protein sequence MKKTTRFFASLAVVSSLAVGVAFAEGTTVDVKTPLPGTTAVTKSGGFENNNVNALLWLQQSAEARALFYQAFNLGGMILDKALVDKSYKKKPAIVIDIDETILENGPYLALLALDGTDDYPFWDEWADVADAAATPGSVEFLNGVAKKGVDIFYVSNRYLENVPGTLKNLKKLGFPQVEESHLLFMDRNGSSTKEPRRQKVLQTHDIVLLMGDNLIDLSKAFEMPTSEERNKKVDELKDQFGKRFVVLPNPTYGFWLDHLQEGYGKMNAEQKREARLHALEYWKTDLLKVSR from the coding sequence ATGAAAAAAACGACTCGTTTTTTTGCTTCCCTTGCGGTTGTTTCTTCGCTTGCAGTGGGCGTGGCCTTCGCCGAAGGAACAACAGTTGACGTAAAAACACCCTTGCCAGGAACGACGGCAGTTACCAAGTCGGGTGGCTTCGAAAATAACAATGTCAATGCACTTCTGTGGCTTCAGCAGTCGGCGGAGGCACGAGCACTGTTCTATCAGGCCTTCAATTTAGGTGGAATGATCCTGGATAAGGCGCTGGTGGATAAAAGCTATAAGAAAAAGCCGGCAATCGTGATAGACATTGATGAAACCATTCTGGAAAACGGCCCTTATCTGGCGTTGCTAGCGCTTGATGGAACGGATGATTACCCATTCTGGGACGAATGGGCCGATGTTGCGGATGCAGCCGCAACGCCGGGTTCTGTTGAGTTTCTCAATGGCGTAGCCAAAAAAGGTGTGGATATATTCTACGTGTCCAACCGTTATCTGGAGAACGTTCCGGGAACCCTGAAAAACCTTAAAAAACTCGGGTTTCCTCAGGTCGAGGAAAGTCATTTGCTGTTCATGGATAGAAACGGCAGTTCGACCAAAGAGCCGCGCAGACAGAAAGTTTTACAGACGCACGATATCGTTCTGTTGATGGGCGATAACCTGATCGATCTTTCTAAAGCCTTCGAAATGCCGACCAGCGAAGAAAGAAACAAAAAAGTTGACGAGTTGAAAGATCAATTCGGAAAACGCTTCGTAGTACTGCCAAACCCGACCTACGGCTTCTGGCTTGACCATCTGCAAGAAGGGTATGGGAAGATGAATGCCGAACAAAAGCGCGAGGCAAGACTTCATGCGCTTGAGTACTGGAAAACCGATCTCCTAAAAGTTTCTCGCTAA
- a CDS encoding alginate export family protein produces MKVSVRYLAAGVGALYAGSSFALESFNVGDVLVEPSVTLGAAYLNHRDQAFGGRTSSIGLETDRNSSRFEGFALPGVKLTGPQTAYGTVFGGVSAVGAMTRGGSDAGGFTHDDPESIGLEAAYVGWKSGDLLPDLGKDAIKLSAGRQNFMIGDGFLIGDGNTDQGKDAAAWIGPRTAFKQTFIAQLDTGKIHADLFDLIATSDLDYANYKENLRMRGGNLEWRDTLGTLGATYYHTLDADNPLRDGVDVYDVRAKGTPIAALPQVGMAGEYVWQKGGDGDKSAHGWYAQLSYAFTDVQWKPTLTYRRTQYSDDYDPMTYGYGGEYGTWYQGEIVGEYMLFNSNVNIDLLKLAIQPRENVTVGLMGYRFRLDKAPTGIDSRDFGKEVDLYVNWTATPSLTVSALYGVALPGDAAKQSFGANDTSHLFQTLVTWSF; encoded by the coding sequence ATGAAAGTTTCGGTTCGCTATTTGGCTGCGGGCGTGGGGGCTTTGTACGCGGGTTCAAGTTTTGCTCTTGAGAGCTTCAATGTAGGTGATGTGCTTGTAGAACCCTCGGTGACGTTGGGCGCTGCCTATCTGAATCATCGCGATCAAGCGTTTGGTGGGCGCACGAGCAGCATCGGACTGGAAACCGATCGCAACTCCAGTCGATTTGAAGGCTTTGCACTGCCCGGGGTGAAACTCACTGGTCCGCAGACCGCCTACGGTACCGTATTCGGTGGGGTTTCAGCCGTCGGTGCAATGACCCGCGGTGGCAGCGATGCAGGCGGTTTCACTCACGATGATCCGGAGTCCATCGGTTTGGAAGCAGCCTACGTCGGCTGGAAAAGCGGTGACCTGTTGCCCGACCTTGGCAAAGATGCAATCAAGCTGAGTGCTGGTCGACAGAACTTCATGATAGGCGACGGCTTCCTGATCGGTGATGGTAATACGGACCAGGGTAAAGACGCCGCAGCCTGGATTGGGCCGCGCACCGCTTTCAAACAGACGTTCATCGCTCAACTCGATACCGGCAAGATTCATGCTGACCTGTTTGATCTGATCGCAACTTCTGATCTGGACTATGCCAATTACAAAGAAAACCTGCGTATGCGCGGCGGCAATCTCGAATGGCGAGATACTCTGGGGACACTTGGTGCGACTTACTACCATACCCTGGACGCCGATAACCCCTTGCGGGATGGGGTCGATGTCTATGACGTGAGGGCGAAGGGCACGCCAATCGCGGCGCTTCCTCAGGTGGGCATGGCGGGTGAATACGTGTGGCAGAAGGGCGGTGATGGAGACAAATCGGCTCACGGTTGGTACGCGCAACTGAGCTATGCCTTCACCGACGTGCAATGGAAGCCGACCTTGACCTATCGCCGCACTCAATACTCCGATGATTACGATCCGATGACTTATGGTTACGGCGGCGAATACGGTACCTGGTACCAAGGCGAGATTGTCGGTGAGTACATGCTCTTCAACAGCAATGTGAATATCGATTTGCTCAAACTGGCTATCCAGCCAAGGGAAAATGTCACGGTTGGTTTGATGGGCTATCGCTTTCGCCTGGATAAAGCACCGACCGGGATCGACAGCCGTGACTTCGGGAAGGAAGTGGATTTGTACGTGAATTGGACAGCTACGCCATCACTTACAGTTAGCGCACTGTATGGCGTTGCCTTGCCGGGAGATGCCGCGAAGCAGTCATTCGGTGCCAACGATACTTCGCACCTCTTTCAAACCTTGGTGACCTGGAGTTTTTAA
- a CDS encoding AraC family transcriptional regulator gives MAMSTDQEIDRMATMHFIALVDSLICETGHATEALLQGVDLKAEELHQGLKLITSAQEFTILRNALRLTGDRHLGLVLGSRCKLASYGIFGFTLLSSSNLRAALALLFEYPLPLGTGYVLKLTEDNGVATLHISDTFEIEAELRLLAVEFCSMALQRLISNLLWKDLPLLAVNIRGATSADCTTYQAHFKCPVSMGPGSSCALMFDACWLDLPLPWAHPAAHGEMQKQCSELKFSLEVPRNFLSNVRSAICAQFDKSPTLTNVADSVDCSSKTLQRHLRAAGTSFNEVLGELRYERAQKLLLQQVPVARVAEQLGFSESAAFRRAFQRWSGCTPSQYRSRVRH, from the coding sequence ATGGCAATGTCCACGGATCAAGAGATTGATCGGATGGCTACGATGCATTTCATCGCACTGGTCGACTCACTGATTTGTGAGACCGGACATGCAACTGAAGCGCTATTACAGGGAGTCGATCTCAAGGCTGAAGAGCTTCATCAGGGCTTGAAACTCATTACATCAGCCCAGGAATTCACGATTCTACGCAATGCCTTGCGTCTGACAGGCGACAGGCACCTTGGGCTTGTGCTGGGAAGTCGATGCAAGTTGGCGTCCTATGGGATTTTCGGATTCACGCTGCTTTCCAGTAGTAATCTCAGAGCCGCACTGGCCTTGTTGTTTGAATACCCATTACCTCTCGGCACGGGTTACGTCCTGAAATTGACCGAAGACAACGGCGTTGCGACGCTCCATATCAGTGACACCTTCGAGATAGAAGCTGAACTGCGTTTATTGGCCGTCGAGTTCTGTTCGATGGCATTGCAGAGGCTGATAAGCAACCTGCTCTGGAAAGACCTGCCATTGCTGGCCGTCAATATTCGCGGTGCTACGAGCGCCGACTGCACTACCTATCAAGCCCATTTCAAGTGCCCAGTGTCGATGGGGCCGGGATCGTCCTGTGCGCTAATGTTTGATGCTTGCTGGCTCGATCTGCCGTTGCCGTGGGCTCATCCGGCAGCGCACGGTGAAATGCAGAAGCAGTGCTCTGAATTGAAGTTCAGCCTTGAGGTTCCGCGTAATTTTCTGAGCAATGTCCGTTCAGCCATTTGCGCCCAATTCGACAAGTCTCCAACCCTGACGAACGTTGCCGACTCCGTGGACTGTTCGAGCAAAACATTACAACGTCATCTACGTGCCGCCGGTACTAGTTTCAATGAGGTGCTGGGCGAGCTGCGTTATGAACGTGCGCAGAAATTGCTGTTGCAGCAGGTGCCGGTGGCGCGGGTTGCCGAGCAACTCGGTTTCAGTGAATCGGCGGCCTTTCGCAGAGCCTTTCAACGCTGGAGTGGCTGCACGCCCTCCCAGTATCGATCTCGCGTTCGGCACTGA
- a CDS encoding TetR/AcrR family transcriptional regulator, translating to MPTETARAESLFERTASPREKKRVQRIEDIIEVAASIFVSDGYAQFSARKVASELGISLSNLQHYCGTTENLLASMIRAKIESFVTLFHDIASNTAMPPQERFMAILDGDMAATLDPWIASFSFQVWALAEHDEVVNALLKRIYGDFCQTLSELIVEVNPSISLEKARVHAILIASQIEGVMFYNKQIGAESVSWDALLKTMKTLWLKTILEG from the coding sequence ATGCCAACGGAAACTGCACGAGCCGAGTCGTTGTTTGAGAGAACGGCAAGTCCTCGCGAAAAAAAACGTGTTCAGCGTATCGAAGACATCATAGAAGTCGCCGCGAGCATTTTCGTCAGCGACGGCTATGCGCAGTTTTCCGCCCGCAAAGTGGCGAGCGAACTGGGCATCAGCTTGAGCAACCTCCAGCACTACTGCGGGACGACTGAAAACCTGCTGGCGTCGATGATCAGGGCCAAAATAGAGAGTTTTGTCACGCTTTTTCACGATATCGCCAGCAACACCGCTATGCCGCCTCAAGAGCGCTTTATGGCAATACTCGATGGAGACATGGCCGCCACGCTAGACCCGTGGATTGCTTCGTTTTCATTCCAGGTCTGGGCGTTGGCAGAACATGATGAGGTTGTAAATGCCTTGCTGAAGAGGATTTACGGTGATTTTTGCCAGACACTCAGCGAGTTGATTGTGGAAGTTAACCCTTCGATATCGCTCGAGAAAGCAAGGGTTCACGCGATCCTGATTGCCTCTCAAATCGAAGGCGTAATGTTTTACAACAAACAGATCGGAGCCGAGTCGGTGAGTTGGGACGCCCTGCTCAAGACCATGAAAACCTTGTGGTTGAAGACGATCCTCGAGGGGTGA
- a CDS encoding AraC family transcriptional regulator gives MEPNQIRVCTRSIDEGCEMVSIHTSPITLDDKVFSTAELLAVVALAKHRPDTVEDCLASAALTQQALDEPSTRVSLNQLFMVLSSCCSAIKDPLLALRVGQQLHLTAYGMVGFTLLSSATLEEAINIANDFALLMNLKQQLHLGHQDGLTKITLIDHLSLLGADKYCCGLLETAKVLTLLRDILGQDFSPARVTLNFSGSEQDAESISGLLQTSVTLNSPENSICFDTRYLGTSLPQSHSITHNTCKTLCKHQLREISLRYDLCYQVQRILLSSTHRIPTLPEIADQLHLSPRTLRRRLEAGKTSYNQILEGVRRKLAISYLLDTPMTTEAISEKLSYSDAANFRHAFKRWTGTGPKAFRLQNREIDCMPIGLHAIAGNSRSSSIPSVRHT, from the coding sequence ATGGAACCCAATCAGATCAGGGTTTGCACGCGATCAATCGACGAGGGTTGTGAAATGGTCTCAATACACACGTCACCCATCACCTTGGACGACAAGGTTTTCTCGACTGCCGAACTCCTCGCCGTGGTCGCGCTCGCCAAACATCGGCCAGATACGGTGGAAGATTGCCTTGCTAGCGCCGCGCTCACACAACAGGCCCTGGATGAGCCTTCGACCAGGGTCTCCTTGAATCAGCTTTTCATGGTCCTCTCCTCTTGCTGCTCCGCCATCAAGGACCCATTGCTGGCGCTGCGGGTCGGCCAGCAGTTGCACCTGACCGCCTACGGCATGGTCGGATTTACACTGCTGAGCAGCGCAACGCTGGAAGAGGCAATCAATATTGCCAATGACTTCGCCTTGCTGATGAACTTGAAACAACAGCTGCACCTGGGGCACCAGGATGGCCTGACAAAAATTACTTTGATCGACCATCTCTCCTTACTTGGCGCGGACAAATACTGCTGCGGGCTGCTGGAAACCGCGAAAGTGCTCACGCTGCTCAGAGATATTCTGGGACAGGATTTCTCACCGGCCCGCGTCACTTTGAATTTCAGTGGAAGCGAACAGGATGCCGAATCCATCAGCGGTTTGCTGCAAACATCTGTGACTCTGAACAGCCCGGAAAATAGCATCTGTTTCGACACCCGCTATTTGGGTACCTCGTTGCCACAGTCTCACAGCATCACCCATAACACCTGCAAAACCCTGTGCAAACACCAGCTTCGGGAAATCAGCCTACGTTATGACCTGTGTTATCAAGTGCAAAGGATCCTGCTGTCATCGACCCACCGCATTCCAACCCTCCCGGAAATCGCTGACCAACTGCACCTGTCTCCCCGTACATTACGACGGCGCCTGGAAGCGGGGAAGACCTCTTACAACCAGATCCTTGAAGGTGTTCGCAGAAAGCTGGCCATCAGTTATCTGCTTGACACCCCCATGACGACTGAAGCCATCTCCGAAAAACTCAGCTATAGCGACGCTGCAAATTTTCGTCATGCCTTCAAGCGCTGGACCGGCACTGGCCCAAAGGCGTTTCGTTTGCAGAATCGAGAGATCGACTGCATGCCCATTGGTCTGCACGCTATTGCAGGCAATAGTCGATCATCGAGTATTCCGAGCGTGAGGCACACTTGA
- a CDS encoding NAD(P)-dependent oxidoreductase has protein sequence MEKSDVTFIGLGQMGAALVLPFLEEGLTATVWNRSPEKSVALVKSGARLATSFEHAIAASELIIVCLADYETSDALFHVEAIKPLLKDRTVVQFTTGNESEARLGAQWAEQFGVRYLDGAIMDYPTQVGKPECMLLVSGECDVWDNWASKLKLLGGRMTYVGEKPEAANLLDGGLLTIMYGSAFGLMQSAAMLAAEGVDIKTLKGALDVFKPVIEATWQRTVDLVDKQDYSGNEASVHVHALGVRSLLKRAKHVGVEHGLLELFAGYVDEAAAKGYEKDELPAVYEVFRR, from the coding sequence ATGGAAAAGTCCGACGTTACGTTCATTGGTTTGGGGCAAATGGGCGCTGCCCTGGTTCTGCCATTTCTTGAGGAGGGGTTGACTGCCACGGTGTGGAACAGATCGCCCGAAAAAAGCGTGGCCCTGGTGAAATCGGGCGCTCGTTTGGCGACCAGCTTCGAGCACGCCATTGCCGCCTCAGAGCTGATCATTGTCTGTTTGGCCGATTACGAAACCAGTGACGCGTTGTTCCATGTCGAGGCGATAAAGCCGCTACTCAAAGACAGAACGGTGGTGCAGTTCACCACGGGTAACGAAAGCGAAGCGCGTCTCGGCGCTCAGTGGGCCGAGCAATTCGGCGTTCGCTATCTGGACGGGGCAATCATGGATTACCCGACCCAGGTGGGTAAGCCTGAGTGCATGTTGCTGGTATCGGGTGAGTGCGACGTCTGGGACAACTGGGCGTCGAAACTCAAGCTGCTGGGAGGGCGTATGACCTATGTCGGCGAGAAGCCCGAGGCCGCCAATCTGCTCGACGGTGGGCTGTTGACCATTATGTACGGCAGCGCCTTCGGCCTGATGCAGAGTGCGGCGATGCTGGCTGCCGAGGGCGTCGATATCAAGACGCTGAAAGGCGCGCTGGATGTCTTCAAACCTGTCATTGAAGCCACCTGGCAACGTACGGTCGATCTGGTCGATAAACAAGACTACTCCGGTAATGAAGCGTCCGTTCATGTGCATGCGCTAGGTGTACGCTCTTTGCTCAAGCGCGCGAAACATGTAGGGGTGGAACATGGTCTGCTCGAGTTGTTTGCCGGCTATGTGGATGAGGCTGCAGCCAAAGGCTATGAGAAGGATGAATTGCCGGCGGTGTACGAAGTATTTCGACGCTGA
- a CDS encoding aminotransferase class IV, with protein sequence MSIIQAQHIMLNDPAHARAAFDPKYSYGSAFTNGIYVDLDHATVPLSDLGFTQADAVYDVVSVSKGWLFRLEDHLERFEKGCAKFYLRNPYTKTQTIDILTTLVKQAGTKEAYVWWAVTRGKPQDSARRKNPDNYESRFYAFVVPYVFICPDEQRTRGIDLMVSQKYLRIPPESVDPTAKNFHWMDLKLSLFEAGRNKSDWSVLCDAKDNLTEAPGSNIFLIKDGELFTPDSGCLEGITRKTALELAAQIGMPIHVEKVHVEQLRNADEAFLTSTAGGIMPVNSVDGKVLGGKAGPGELTTTLHNLYWTKRWDGWLGTPVDYSHPA encoded by the coding sequence ATGAGCATCATCCAAGCACAACACATCATGCTGAATGACCCGGCTCACGCCCGTGCCGCCTTCGATCCGAAGTACTCTTATGGGTCGGCCTTCACCAACGGCATCTACGTCGATCTTGATCACGCCACCGTTCCCTTGTCCGATCTGGGTTTCACACAGGCCGACGCCGTCTATGACGTAGTCAGCGTCAGCAAGGGCTGGCTGTTTCGTCTGGAAGATCACCTGGAACGCTTCGAAAAGGGCTGTGCCAAGTTCTACTTGCGCAACCCGTACACCAAGACTCAGACCATCGACATCCTCACCACACTGGTGAAACAGGCGGGCACCAAAGAAGCTTACGTCTGGTGGGCGGTCACCCGTGGCAAACCGCAGGACAGCGCACGGCGCAAAAATCCGGACAACTACGAAAGCCGCTTCTACGCCTTCGTAGTGCCGTATGTATTTATCTGCCCGGACGAACAGCGTACTCGCGGTATCGATCTGATGGTCAGCCAAAAATACCTTCGTATCCCCCCCGAGTCCGTGGACCCGACCGCCAAGAACTTCCACTGGATGGACCTCAAGCTTTCGCTGTTCGAGGCCGGGCGGAACAAGTCCGACTGGTCGGTGCTGTGTGACGCCAAGGACAACCTGACTGAAGCTCCCGGCTCAAACATCTTCCTGATCAAGGACGGGGAACTGTTCACTCCCGACTCCGGCTGCCTGGAAGGTATTACCCGAAAAACCGCCCTTGAACTGGCAGCACAAATCGGTATGCCGATTCATGTCGAAAAAGTTCACGTCGAGCAACTGCGCAATGCCGACGAAGCCTTCTTGACCTCCACCGCTGGAGGAATCATGCCGGTCAACTCCGTCGACGGCAAAGTGCTCGGGGGTAAAGCAGGCCCTGGCGAACTGACAACAACACTGCACAACCTTTATTGGACCAAACGCTGGGATGGCTGGCTGGGCACCCCAGTCGATTACAGCCACCCCGCTTGA
- a CDS encoding phytanoyl-CoA dioxygenase family protein, producing the protein MASTSKNVFKEITIDTPKEEVLKILAEDAGVIIKGLLNAEQVARFNTEIQPEMDKIPAGSSKINEGAQDFHGAQTKRLTNLVTHSKTFREEIIDHDKVHQLAHAILSPWCDTYWMGTAQVIEIGPGNKPQPLHRDFENYMAFKEMGVKAPDVICNFLIALTPFTEENGATRIIPGSQNWPDYNDRGTHDQTVPAILEPGDALFFTGKIAHGGGANVTADQYRRGVAFTFNLGWLVPEEAYPFVVNMDLVRTLTPRVQQILGFRSFTADLYGLPGLWQVNYEEIADYIGLNPPK; encoded by the coding sequence ATGGCCAGCACAAGCAAAAACGTCTTCAAGGAAATCACGATTGATACTCCCAAAGAAGAGGTTCTGAAGATCCTCGCCGAGGACGCGGGTGTCATCATCAAGGGCTTGTTGAACGCAGAGCAAGTCGCTCGATTCAACACCGAGATCCAACCGGAAATGGACAAGATTCCTGCCGGCTCCTCCAAGATCAATGAAGGGGCCCAGGATTTTCACGGTGCTCAAACCAAACGTTTGACCAACCTGGTAACTCACAGCAAGACCTTCCGTGAAGAAATCATCGATCACGACAAAGTCCATCAACTGGCCCATGCGATCCTCAGTCCATGGTGTGACACATACTGGATGGGCACCGCTCAAGTCATCGAGATTGGACCAGGTAACAAGCCTCAACCGCTACACCGCGATTTCGAGAACTACATGGCATTCAAGGAAATGGGCGTTAAGGCCCCGGATGTGATCTGTAACTTCCTGATTGCACTCACACCGTTTACCGAAGAGAACGGTGCCACCCGGATCATCCCGGGGAGTCAGAACTGGCCCGACTACAACGACCGGGGCACCCATGATCAGACCGTACCGGCGATCCTGGAACCCGGCGATGCATTGTTCTTTACCGGAAAGATCGCCCACGGCGGCGGCGCCAACGTTACCGCCGATCAGTACCGCCGCGGCGTGGCCTTCACCTTCAACCTGGGTTGGCTCGTGCCAGAAGAGGCCTATCCATTTGTCGTCAACATGGACCTGGTCCGGACACTGACACCGCGCGTGCAGCAAATCCTGGGATTCCGCTCCTTCACCGCCGACCTGTATGGCCTGCCTGGTCTGTGGCAGGTCAATTACGAAGAGATCGCCGATTACATCGGCCTGAATCCTCCGAAATAA
- a CDS encoding NAD(P)-dependent oxidoreductase: protein MSLTNSVDNSVSILGMGAMGSTLAKTLLQNGYPVTVWNRSPKRCVALASVGATVAIDVANAVTSSRLIIICMIDKLAAEAVLHDLHDSLDLQGRTIVNLSTGAVADVKRICSFVERHNGVYLDGGIMCYPKDIGGLNTAILYSGNHAAYTQHETTLRVLAGNPKYLGTDPTTCTPTYLALYAFYFGALAAWLEGAVLASSAGVTPQAFEQLSPIMIEMLADGIKTASDRIKDDNYGGDQASVDVHVAGQEIVRDALRSANAPFAATDAFLTYCNMAQNKGMGEQDIASLFRAMHP from the coding sequence ATGTCTTTGACTAACTCGGTCGACAACAGCGTCAGCATTCTAGGCATGGGTGCAATGGGCAGCACGCTTGCGAAGACGTTGCTACAGAACGGTTATCCGGTGACGGTTTGGAACCGCAGCCCGAAGCGCTGTGTTGCACTAGCAAGCGTCGGCGCTACGGTTGCCATCGATGTTGCAAACGCAGTCACCAGCAGTCGGTTGATCATTATTTGCATGATAGACAAGTTGGCCGCTGAAGCTGTTTTGCATGACTTACACGATTCCCTGGATCTACAGGGACGCACCATCGTCAATCTCAGTACCGGCGCCGTGGCCGATGTGAAACGTATCTGCAGTTTCGTTGAACGGCACAACGGCGTTTATCTGGACGGCGGAATCATGTGTTATCCGAAGGACATTGGAGGGCTCAACACAGCCATCCTGTACTCCGGAAATCACGCCGCCTACACCCAGCATGAAACCACGCTGCGCGTGCTGGCTGGCAACCCGAAATACCTCGGGACTGACCCAACCACCTGCACCCCGACCTATCTTGCGTTGTATGCGTTCTATTTCGGCGCTCTCGCCGCCTGGCTCGAAGGTGCCGTTCTGGCAAGCAGCGCCGGCGTGACGCCACAGGCGTTCGAGCAGCTTTCGCCGATCATGATCGAGATGCTGGCAGACGGGATCAAAACAGCCAGCGATCGCATCAAGGACGATAACTACGGCGGTGATCAGGCGTCTGTCGATGTCCATGTCGCCGGCCAGGAAATCGTCCGCGATGCCTTGCGCAGTGCCAACGCCCCATTCGCGGCCACCGATGCGTTCCTTACCTACTGCAACATGGCCCAGAACAAAGGCATGGGCGAGCAAGACATCGCTTCGCTGTTCCGCGCCATGCATCCCTGA
- a CDS encoding NAD(P)-binding domain-containing protein: protein MTTTPHRIAIIGLDTVGSNIARILAGQGFQVAGLDPLRCNLVAPCDGVKLLRNLEQAIEASDVVIACFPDQLLMNARLCSPETTFGLHGKALISFNTSHTRPAASARSMGEWARSEHIDYLEIRLDSPAPDSSHSAWQLRCSGPRRAFERLKPLCQKLSSSLTYLGTDCGAILEP from the coding sequence ATGACTACAACGCCTCACAGAATCGCAATCATCGGCCTGGACACTGTTGGCAGCAACATCGCACGCATCCTGGCGGGCCAGGGTTTCCAGGTGGCAGGGCTCGATCCGTTGCGGTGCAATCTGGTGGCGCCCTGCGATGGCGTCAAACTGCTGCGCAACCTGGAGCAGGCCATCGAAGCCAGCGATGTGGTCATTGCCTGTTTTCCGGATCAGCTCCTGATGAATGCACGGCTGTGCAGTCCTGAAACCACCTTTGGCCTGCACGGCAAAGCGTTGATCAGTTTCAACACTTCGCACACGCGCCCCGCCGCATCGGCACGTTCCATGGGCGAATGGGCTCGTAGCGAGCATATCGACTACCTGGAAATCCGCCTCGACAGCCCCGCGCCAGACTCAAGCCACAGCGCCTGGCAACTCCGTTGCTCCGGACCACGCCGGGCTTTCGAACGCCTGAAACCGCTGTGCCAGAAACTCAGCAGTTCGTTGACCTATCTGGGCACCGATTGCGGCGCCATTCTGGAACCATGA